tttggtgatctaCAAAAATTGTATCGAATCTGGGACagtggtgattattgcaagagctcacctttcacaatcaaAAATTGTTCATCATTCACgggtttacactttcggcatgtctatagctggtatccggcatgtagatagctggggtgctTTCGGCaagtctatagctggtatccggcatgtagatagctgtggtGCCACTTCTCCAATCTCGATTTATGCGATTGGTGTTTCTGAACATTGGACTAACAAtagtttttatgtgatatggtcaattgcgatgttacCGTTTCCAGAGATtttggtgcaatttggatcgctcgggatgtctttgatttcgttttttGCTTCAAGAATTTTTGAATTCTATCtgttaaacgatcaggaaacaaatcatctaattgtttttagcatgttatttgttttaccacctggttgtatcgacagttgggggtttgtcccgactgtattatattcaagttaatgaaattttcttgcatttgtcaaaaaaaaaaacacaatatttcaaaatactatcgattttggtgggatttcaaaaaacttaaaatacaccgaacaATCCCACAAAAACcataatcattttataaaatccaaaaatatgcatcaacatttgaatatcattagattttaatggattttaaacaatctcaattgaatatcatcaaatttttaaaaataattaaaatcatgaTTGAATATCATTagattttatagcataatttaaaatcttaattgaatccTAATTTCTGATGCATTTTCTGAATCTGAGTTAATTACCTCATATTTTATGAATGAAAAAAGTCTTttaaatcccaattaaatataccccttaaatatatactccctctgtgccccctaggtagtttaccttagGAGACGAAAGTTTGGCATGCATTCTAATGCTCCtaaaaaacatagttccgtaacttattttttaatcttttattcatttgaataaaaatttgatacttgaatttttatattaaaaaaatctcaaaaattagttatggaactatgttttataagaggatttaaatgtgtgtgtcagcagtgaaaaaaaactcgtaaagaaatgagagaagGACAGAGAGAGCAttaaatatgtttaaaaaagGTCATGATAAAATTGTATACACGTGTAACTTTTTGAAATCACTTGCACcacaaaaagaataaaatttatctttatgtaaaataacaaatatagttGATACGATCTTAAAAAACTCGGTATATAAAATCCAGAGACGTCGCCTTTTTGAAATCACTTGCACcacaaaaagaataaaatttatctttatgtaaaataacaaatatagttGATACGATCTTAAAAAACTCAGTATATAAAATCCAGAGACGTCTTTTTGAAATCATTTGCACcacaaaaagaataaaatttatctttatgtaaaataacaaatatagttGATACGATCTTAAAAAACTCAGTATATAAAATCCAGAGACGTCGCCTTCCGCTAGTATCATACAACACAAGTCGTAAATTAAACCTTCAGTGTTCTAAAATTCAGATCCATGAGAAACCTCTCCGCTGCTATCCTTGTGTTATTTCTTCTCTTCACAATCACACGTAAGTTCCTTATCTCTAAAGAGTCAAAACTGTtgtacttattttatatatatgtgcaaaCATGACACATGCATGCACACATTCAGGGACGTAACGCCTGCCGGATACTTCTTATAATAATGCAATTTAAGTTGGGATTTTTTGAGATCCCGATTCCGTCACTGTCGGGCGGGCATCAATTTATGTGTAATATTGTGACAAATTTATACAGGAAATGGTATGAAGAGTGCAAATGGAGCTAGGGTATGTGGAGTGGTGATAAAACTACCGGGACAAGGTTGTGATGAAAACGAGTGTAACAAGCTATGTGTTCTTCAACATGGAGGGGCAACTGGAAGAGCTGCTCGTGGATATTGTAACCCCTCCTCTCAGTGTGTGTGTTTTTACGCTTGTGATGGCACCAACAAGTGTTGCATCGGCGGATGAATTTTGTTAGATTTTTACAATCTCGAATTTGACTTCTTTAGTGTTTTTGTTGGGTAGACTTTGATCGGATAGGCGACGGTGTTCctgaatatttttcttttttgacatTATCGTGCAGAAGAAtatcaatcaaaaaaaattctcaaaaattataatttcattttcttttatgtTAATTGTATTTTCATGTGCTATGCACGTTTAAAACAATATTGTCCTGCCTTTTCTGCTAGCAAACCGAGATGACAATTATGATCGTTTGAAGAATTGAAGTCTTGGGTGATGGGTCTCCTTAAAAATAAGAGGTCTTGGGCTTTGGGCTGCTTGAGTAACCTTGGCAGgcccatattttttatattttttttattttttttattgtcagGGAAGGCCCTAATTTTTATGTTAAGAAGTGGAAAGCGAATTGCATTCTTAAGGCTTTGTGTTCTTTTTGCTACTAAAATACGTAACGGCCTTCCGTAAAACTTTAttactactttttttttaattaaaaatcaatcaTCAACCAATCAGTacacttatataaaggagaagcgaggagcATTTATGTAATGACTCTAAGATAACTctgtttcatttttttaatttttaattttctgaaattttttaatataaatttcagtattagaaaaaaatatttcaaaattacctTTTATGGAGATTATTCGTTGAAATAAGATTTGGAGCCGAACCTGTACTTCCTGGAGTTTCCTAGAGCAACATAGAATACCTCAACCATGAAGGTAAATAAACTATTTGATGAGTAGGGGTACTTAGGTCAGCAGGGCAAGTACCATGGCCAATCCCTCCTGGCTCTCATGATCCCAGTTTAGATATATAGAGTTGTAATTCGAGTTTGGCGGCTCGCAAGTTCACTCGACTCAAACTCGTTTAATTGGGTTCGGCTCGACTTGACTCGTTAAACGAGTCGCATACGGGCAAAAGTTTCTGCtcatttaattaaacgagccgactcgactcgacttgtGAAATTAAACGAACCGGGTTCggttcgggtagaggtttagCCTCGATAGTGTAAAATAATACGATCTGGCttgctcgactcgttaaaacggcttgtttagctaaacgagccggctcgactcatgaaattaaacgagtcaagTTCGGATAGAGATTTAGACtcgattagttaaacgagctGGCTCGACTCGAATGGCAGCTCCTAACCGGATATATATAAGCGGAGTTGGAGTGGAGTTGGCGTTAGAGTTTGAAGTTTTATTCTCGAAcctagggctgtcaaaaaaattcgaaagatccgatatccgtccgGAAAATCCGCAACCGTATCCgagaaaaagcggatattattcgtatccgaaataaagcggatattatccgtatccgaatccgtgatattcgaatccgaaattaaatacatatatgatatttaaattatataatatataagtatatgtaattaaaattttattttatttagcttgtagtgtgtgtatatgcattaaataatacatttacataatttttatataattgtacaaATACTCAAacactttatacatatataaaaatattatttgagctTAGTCatcaaaaaattgtttgaaaatCATCGTTAATACGGTAGAGTCATCAAAAATATCCGACATCCGTCCGAAATATTCGCATCCGTATCCgagaaaaagcggatattatccgtatccgaaataatgcggatattatccgtatctgaatccggccattacggatacggatacggatacggatataggcatatccgtatccgaattatccgtttgacagccctactcgaacctctctctctccccctttcgCAGGGGAAAAGGAAGAGGCTCTTGTTCATGCGGAGAAAGTAAGAGACCCTCATGATTGTAGCTTTGATATGGAAGAACACAATAATTGGTTTAAAGCTTAAAAGAAAGTTAGGTCTAAACCTTTTCATCAAACTATTTTAAAAACACATAAGAGTTGGTCCCTAAAATTATAATGTTACCCCACCCACCTAACACCACTCAAAACCTTGCACAAACAAACCACATTTCATTCATTTATATCCCACACACTATCAGATATTGTCCAAGCAAAAACTCAAATGGCTAGcctatttcaaaaaaatcatgcTTCCCATTTGATCACCTTCTCTATCCTCATTTCATTCCTCACATTTCCAACCACCGGAGAAAATCATGATCGAAAAACTCTCGAAATTGGCTCAGAAAAAATGAGCCATTTTCGGGTTTATTGGCATGACACTGTGACTGGCCCTGCACCCACTGCAGTGACCATTGTGAAACCTTACTATAACAATTCATCTACTGAATTTGGTTTAGTTCGAATGATCGATAATCCGCTAACCGAAGGGCCGGATGTGAAGTCGAAATTGATAGGAAGAGCTCAGGGGTTCTACGGATCAGCTGCACAGGAAAATATTAGTCTGTTGATGAGTATGAATTTCGCATTTTTGGAGGGGAAGTATAATGGAAGCACCATCACTGTTTTCGGAAGGAATGAGGTGTTTAACAAGGTGAGGGAGATGCCGGTGATCGGGGGCAGTGGGCTTTTTAGATTTGCGAGAGGATATGTTCAGGCATCAACTTATTCGTTTGATCTCAAATCTGGTAATGCTGTTGTATTGTACGATGTTTATGTCATGCATTACTGAGTGTTTGCTGCACAAACAGACGCACTTGTGCATGTATTCGAACTGCGGAAACATCGTCTACGGGCGTAAAATTTGCGTACATTTTATCATTGTTAGACTAATTTCGGGAAGATGTTGGGATTTTCTATCaggtatctttttttttttttttttgtcaggattcTATCAGGTATCTTTATTTGTTTTCAAGTTAATATTTTCAGAGTATTTTCGATAAGAAACCACTTCGTTGAGTTATATACTATTTAACAGATCATGCATTTGACATATGATGTTGTAATGTGAATGTTCGaaactatataattaataaatagtaTCCGAGACATAAGATAAATATTACAAGAATGTTCGaaactatataattaataaatagtaATCGAGACataagataaatatttgtaatagTATAGCTCAACTACTGTAAGAATATTCAGAATTACATAATTAgtttcaaattaatatttggTAATGATGGATAGTCCATTGGCAAAAATATATTCCTCTAGGAGTCCGATGCAGGAATCCATATACTCCTATAAGTGGCTTAACGTTTGGCAAGTTAGCTTGCAAAGACAAAAAATCTTTATGTCTGCACATAATCTCAGTAAACATGAACCACAAATACCTGCTCTCGTTATTCGACTCCACTAAAATCAAGGGAAGCTAGACAATACTTCTAGGAGTAGCATTTAAAATACAGCCGGCACTTGAGTTTTCTGCTTATTATTAGAATCAACCCAATGTTGGCAACGAATAATGCGTGTGAAAAATCCAAACAAAATTCGAATTTTCTCGCCCCACATGAACCCACCCTAGCCCCCCACACCAACCCTCTCATGTAATATTTATACCCACAGCACAGGCACAACTAATGTCTACAGCAAAACCTCAAATGGCTTTACCAATTTTGATCACTCTCTCCATCCTGCTTTCACTCATCACAATCCCAGCAACCGGAGAGCATCACAATTTTGTGAAATCTCTCGACCGCAAATCTCTCCGGATCGGCAGAGAGAAAATAAGCCATTTTCGGGTTTACTGGCACGACATTTTGAGTGGTCCTTCTCCAACCTCAGTGATGATCGTGAAACCTTCCAGCAATATTTCAACTTCTGCATTCGGGTTGATACGGATGATCGATAATCCGCTCACAGAAGGACCGGACGTCAAGTCGAAGTTATTGGGAAGAGCTCAGGGGTTTTACGGTTCGGCTGCACAAGAGAATATTAGTTTGTTGATGAGTATGAATTTTGCATTTTGCGAGGGCAAGTATAATGGAAGCACCATCACTGTGATGGGGAGGAATGAGGTGTTTGATAAGGTCAGGGAGATGCCGGTGATCGGAGGGAGCGGCCTTTTCCGGTTTGCCAGAGGCTATGTTCGGGCTTCTACTCATACGTTTGATCTCAAAACTGGCGATGCTGTTGTTATGTACAACGTTTATGTCATGCATTACTAAGGCcttcaattttatttatgatttctaGATTTTCTTTTTTCGAAGATACTaaatatgtttggtttggtttgatttgtAAAGGGGGCAATGAGGTAGCATATGGACTTGTTGAATTAAGATGAgaaattatattacattgttaTGCATTTTGTGGCCGTTAATGTTATGATGAGGATGATTATTCAAAGGGTTTTATTGGTATCAATTTCAAGTAGCAACGTGGTTGGTGAGATGCCAAGTTTTATAAGAGAAAGGGTCCATGGGGCCTTGAAAATGAGACTTCTTTTTTCGTGGGTGGGTGGGTGCTTCATTGTGGAAGATGGAGGCAACCGACGAGAATAAGTTGAATATTGTTGTCTCCATTCCACACATAAATAATCAACTATGCTTGTCAAGCAAAGAAATATTGGGCATGTTTGCTACAAATTCAAACTTCCCGTTTAACATCCACAGGAATAAATTACGGCGGTGTTTGGCCGGGTTTAACAGCCCTGCTCCAAggtttatacattaaaaaaactTACACATACCATTTCTTTAAAAAGCTgaaaaatacttaaaaaaagttGTGAATACTGATTTTTGTTTCATAGTTTCAACTTCTTTCCCAAgcaatttaatcatttataaatcttaacttgCTTTTAACTTCTACTTTGATTCTTTACTTGACAAAAAAACATTTACTTTAAACTAACCCAAACAGTCCCtacttatttttcataaaagatAAAATTCCACATATTTACGGTGATTTATTTTCAAACAATAAAATAAGTCAAACGGGACCGTCAATATCAAGGCACATTTCTATTCTAATTTACTTTTTACAAGTACACATAAATCTGAAGATACCTTAGCGTAAAACTGACTTCTGGTAATCAA
This genomic window from Daucus carota subsp. sativus chromosome 7, DH1 v3.0, whole genome shotgun sequence contains:
- the LOC108193676 gene encoding dirigent protein 22, encoding MASLFQKNHASHLITFSILISFLTFPTTGENHDRKTLEIGSEKMSHFRVYWHDTVTGPAPTAVTIVKPYYNNSSTEFGLVRMIDNPLTEGPDVKSKLIGRAQGFYGSAAQENISLLMSMNFAFLEGKYNGSTITVFGRNEVFNKVREMPVIGGSGLFRFARGYVQASTYSFDLKSGNAVVLYDVYVMHY
- the LOC108193675 gene encoding dirigent protein 22; its protein translation is MSTAKPQMALPILITLSILLSLITIPATGEHHNFVKSLDRKSLRIGREKISHFRVYWHDILSGPSPTSVMIVKPSSNISTSAFGLIRMIDNPLTEGPDVKSKLLGRAQGFYGSAAQENISLLMSMNFAFCEGKYNGSTITVMGRNEVFDKVREMPVIGGSGLFRFARGYVRASTHTFDLKTGDAVVMYNVYVMHY